From a region of the Zingiber officinale cultivar Zhangliang chromosome 4B, Zo_v1.1, whole genome shotgun sequence genome:
- the LOC121977646 gene encoding transcription factor WRKY19-like: MEASSGGGNWDLDSLVEVLTQGEEHLARLDACLAEEPEKQLLLRAQSCVRQAIRMAKGRLAAPEQAAALREQDRREMCKKRKTISKKWTRRVHVSYLGTHKDDYSWRKYGQKMILGAKHPRAYFRCTHKSTAGCQAMKQVQRSNDDPSVFEITYRGEHTCVESSSSSTSRHRPDQDQSLLLSFQSLKVETDRVGSSMEEERERSSSAFVSTPASVFSPPYVSPSATHAAGTASELAEVVAAAAAAPANEYDSYAVDLNLLLDSCGFEPNFPFDL, translated from the exons ATGGAGGCCTCTTCCGGCGGCGGCAATTGGGACCTTGACTCGCTGGTGGAGGTGCTAACGCAAGGCGAAGAGCACTTGGCGCGGCTGGACGCCTGCTTGGCGGAGGAGCCGGAGAAGCAGCTCCTCCTCCGCGCACAATCCTGCGTCCGCCAGGCGATTCGCATGGCCAAAGGACGACTCGCAGCCCCCGAGCAGGCAGCTGCTCTCAGGGAACAAGACCGCAGGGAGATGTGCAAAAAgag GAAGACTATATCGAAGAAATGGACGAGACGAGTTCACGTGTCTTATTTGGGCACGCACAAGGATGACTATAGCTGGCGCAAGTACGGGCAAAAGATGATCCTTGGGGCCAAGCATCCGAG AGCATACTTCAGATGCACCCACAAGAGCACAGCCGGGTGTCAAGCGATGAAGCAAGTGCAGCGATCCAACGACGACCCCTCCGTCTTCGAGATCACCTACCGAGGAGAGCACACTTGCGTcgagtcgtcgtcgtcgtcgacaTCGCGGCACAGGCCGGATCAAGATCAGTCGCTGCTCTTGAGCTTCCAGAGCCTCAAGGTGGAAACGGATCGCGTGGGCTCGAGCATGGAGGAGGAGCGGGAGCGGAGCTCCTCGGCCTTCGTATCCACTCCGGCGAGCGTCTTCTCTCCTCCGTACGTCTCCCCGTCGGCGACGCACGCGGCCGGGACGGCGTCTGAACTCGCGGAGGTGGTCGCTGCTGCTGCTGCGGCTCCGGCGAACGAGTACGATTCCTACGCTGTGGACTTGAATCTATTGCTCGATTCCTGTGGATTCGAACCCAACTTTCCCTTCGACTTGTGA